The Panicum virgatum strain AP13 chromosome 6K, P.virgatum_v5, whole genome shotgun sequence nucleotide sequence ACATAACATCTTAGCTACCAGTTGCACTACGTACCACAGAACCATCTAACCGCCTTATTATTGCTCCAGCACCTGCTTTCCCAGGATTTCCCTTAGAAGCACCATCAAATTCAAGAATACAAGAGAGCTGCATAAAAGGTCAAACCTGGTGACGAGAAAAGTTGACATACCATCACAGCAAAGACAAGTTGCAAATATACATGCTAGTATGATACCGTAACTACAGAAACGAACCAAGGAACAATGTACATTATTCATACTCACATGACTATCAGGTAATGGTTCCTGCTCATCAACTTTGGGATGCTTCTTTGATGGTCCAGTTTCCTTGAGAAAGTGATTTTTTGGTGCGAGTAAATGAGATAAAGAGAGGTGAGTTTTAAATGGACCACTCATTCACACCTATTGTGGGGGGGAAAATAAAAGGTACTCACAATCTCGTGTGGCCTTTTCAAAGTTGAGGATGCAGCTGCATCAGGTTGCTGAAATCACAACAAATTGCACAACCATCACTCTAGGAGGACGGTAGTAAATAAGATGCAAAGCTAATTACATATTATCAAGCAAAACTGGTGGGCACTTATTTCATTGCAGAATTATTCTATTCACAGAGCGTGGCTCTGCAGCAGCTGGGTGCTGGTTTGGTTGCGTTACCTGGAAAGGGCAGGGAACTAGATCGTCGAACAATTCATCTCGTGCATCTGCTGCGTCAATGGCGTAGAGGGCGTTCCTTAACCCGCGCGCAGCGAGATATTCCTCGGTGTCTTTGCGCAGAGAGTAGCCTTTGAAGACAGTGACGGAAGGGTCGCAAACCTAGGAGCAGCAGATGGTGAGCAAGCAAGCATTAGCAAGGGAAAGGAGCTGACGGAAGTTGAAGGTAGATACCGAATTGCTGACTTGAGCTTGGCACTCGCTGAGGGTCTTGTAGATGCCGATGACGTCCCCCTTGCGGACGACGTAGAAGGGCTCGCCGGCTGCTGCGGAGTCCATTGGCGTCTTTGCGGCGGATCTCTTGGCGGAGCGccgtgaggaggaggaggaggaggaggaggaggaggaggagaagcgtgtgggcggcggcgggacaggAGGCCTGAGAGCCAGGAAGAGGGGGTACTGCCTCCTCCACGCCGCTCTGGAAATCAGCAGTCCACGGAGGAAAGAAGAGCAGCTCCGAATCACCATTAgagaggcggaggcggctggagctggggctggggcttaccaaccgccgccgcgcgggtgccggcgcaggcgctgccttcccttcctcctccaccGGCGACGCGGACAGAGATGGGCCTTTTTGATTCTTTCCTTCTctataagagagagagagaacgaaGGAGGCCCAAATATCGCCGGCCCATGGAATAATATCTCCGGCCCGCGGTGGCCGACaaaatccaatccaatccaaatccaaatccaaatccaaatccaaatgggaacataaggaggaggagaagagagagaagaggaggaataagtcgcggcgggggcagggttcaccaaaccggtgggaaccggtccggtttggcccggcaccaaaccggtccaaattcaaaattcaaatttgaattcaaaaagatgaaaaatttctaaaaaaaattcctgaaaataattcaaggtgcgacgaatctaatggtgtcaaattttctcaaaaattcgttcatttagtatagtttgtggggatttgaatttaaacaaaaaaaacatgcatataaaaatatacaaatacaatgtaaaagtagtacaaaagaggattggagggttcatttaggctaaaatatgttgtacaaacatttaacaaacatttatttagtatactttgcgggcatttgaatttaaataaaaaaagaaaaaaaatttgaatttggccggttaccagtcaaaccgaccggttaccagtcaaaccgaccgctAAGCCGGTCCGAACCGATTGCACGGcgatttttgaattcaaatttgaatttgaccggttccgaccggtttccggccaaaccggaccggtatactgGAACTGAACTCTACCGGTTTGGCCGGACTGGTCGGTAAGTAAAACCCTGGgcaggggtggggtggggtggtcaTCTTCCTCCGTGCCGAGCCGAGCGTGGTCTCTCGCGTGTAGGAATGAAAATGGATGGAAATAGGCGGAAAAACCTCTCAGCCATTTCCGTTTCCGTTTTTTTATTACGAAAAACGAGAGCGGGAGCAAAATAGCCGGGTACGGGAGCGGAAACGGAATATAACGGTTATGAAAACGGACGGAAACCGGAAAATCTACCGGAATACATTATAATTTAATCACCACTCATTTTACATGAATATAACACAAGACACTTCTTTACACAatctatttttcaaaaatataatcaATATTTCTTGTTTCCTACAATTAAAGCGTAAAATATATGTATTGATGTTGAGAAACATGAGAGGAAATATGGTGTgcctatttatttttttttccggATTTTATAAATACGAGAAAAATATAGGATTATCTCGACTAAAAACGGAATTCCGCAAATATGGACAAGATACACTAAAAACGGGATTCCGCAAATACGGACAAGATACACTCTCTCCCGTTTTCCATCTCATTTCCATATTTTTTTCGTAAATACGAAAACGAACAAAATAAATATAGAAATACGAGCGGAACGAGACGATTTTTCCATCCGTTTTCATCCTTACTCGCGTCGCGTCACTTTCCTCAATTTCTTCTCCCCCCGCCCGCGGCCCGCCTcgattcctcctcctcctgcagctgctgcttGCCGTAGAGCAACCGGCGATCCTTGGTCGCCCAACAGATCGATCCAAAGCCGCAGGCCATGGACGGCGCCGCCAACTGGCGCCCCACGCAGGGGGCCGAccctgccgccgtcgccgccgccgccggtggcgtcGACCCtaacgccgccgctcccgccggaGGCGACTGGCGCACCCAGCTCCAGCCCGAGGCGCGAAGCAGGATTGTCAATAAGATGTAcgttcccttcccttccccctCACTGACGTGACGGGATGCAATTTCAATTCCTTTGCGTTCGATTCGATCCGTCCACAcctgcctccctccctccctctttgcGTTCGATTCACCTGCCTACCTCCCTCTCCACTTTGATATGCCTACTATGTTAGGATAGGGTTTGCCGATCCATCTGTGCGCATGGCCCTAATGCTTCGTCTGCCTATTTCTACATATAATCTCATCGCAGATCGCTCACTAGTCATTCCTTGCCATCCAGTCCATCATCCTATCTAGATTACACAATTTCTGCCTAATTTAATTATCAAATTCGAAGAGCAGAAACTACTTGTGTGCTTGCTGCAggatacaaaaaaaattataactagAAGGTCATGTCTCGACCATAAACACACACAGCGAAAGTGCTAACTTAGCCCACGAGCAACACGGGGTCGTCGCGGTTGGACATTTGGCTGATTTTTGTTTCAACCAACAAATTAGTTATTCCCATTAGAACGCCAGCCAGATATCCTAGGTAGACACTTGATGATGTAGCATTTATTGTCTCTGCTTAAGCATCAATATACCAGCCTTTGTGCTGTATACCCTTAGCTGGGtaacaaagatatggaaatatTTATACTTATGTTTCTTTACATCTGGAGGACTTGGATTCTGCTGATGTACTGGGAGAATTGATCGCCTGCACACGGTTTCAGCTCATGTTTTCCCCCTCGACCATGGGAGGAGACATTCCCACTCATTTCATTCTTTTTAGGTTGGCTTGTACACAACAATAACTCATGAttgtgatgaaaaataattaaaaaaaattatttattatttcaTGGTGCTTGCTGCTTGAAGGCCGAACTTGGTGCAGCGTCTCTATATGGCTGCCACTAAATTTGTCCGTTTTACCCTAGCTGCTTTTGTTCAACCATATGTCTGTGCTTTAGCTGTCCACAAATTCCATGCCACTAGTCTCGAGCTTCTGGCTCACTGTTTTTTCCCTGATAAGAGGCTTGCTGTTTGTTTGGACTTATTAAATGGTAGTTGGACACATTTTTCTTAGTATATCTCTCAATATATCTCATCTTTCATTATTTGTGTAGAATGGAGACTCTGAAGAAGCATCTGCCAGTATCAGTGCCTGAGGGGCTTAGTGAGCTTCAAAAAATTGCTGTGCGTTTTGAAGAGAAAATCTATACTGCAGCCACCAACCAGGTATTTTAACCTAAATCTACCTTCTGCATGCAGAATTAGAACTTTTAGTTATGGGGTGGGATCAATGATATCTATGAACAATCTCAAAACCTTTTAGGTCAATTTTTAGGTTCTTGTAGCATCTTTTTACCATCCTAACATAAACTATGGAGCAATGCATATATACTATGTACTGATACCAGGCCTTCTGGTACCAAAATATTATGGGTCTATGCACCTAGTACTTATTAATTGTATTAATGCAAAGCTACATCTTATTTACTTTCCTTTTGTATCACTCAGTCTGATTATCTGCGGAAGATTTCTCTGAAAATGCTGTCTATGGAGAGTCAGACAAAGACACAACAGAACCCTGGAAATGCTCAAGTGATTCCAAATCAAACCCCCCCAGGTCCAGGTACCATGCACCAATGTACAACAGACACCCTTTTGTGATATTGATGTATTTGCTTCTTAGAAACTTGATCACAATCAAGATATTTTTGCAGTAAATTCTTTTTTctaagaaaagagagaaaggaaagagGTCCCAAGTTGAGTCTTGAAAAATACCATAGTTTTAAAAATACCATGGTTTTTAAAAACTAGAAGGTTTGTTGCATCCTAACACCCAGTAGCTCTCCGAAACCAATGTATTTTGCAAAACCGTTGTATTTTTCCAATACTTCGAAAATATTTTGCATCCAAACAGGCATTAGATGCTAATTGTTACTTAACGTAAAGTGATGCATATGCGTTCTGAATGATTATACCATGGTAATTTTCTTTTGAGATACAAATCAGTTCCTAATTGTTTTCAGTATGCTTTCCTTGAGTTCTTTTGTTTTTATCTGTAATATGTTGCAATGAGTTCTTCTGTGTCCCGCAAAATGAAGCTCACTTTCTCAGTTTTTTATCTGTAATATGTTGCATTGAGTTCTTCCGTGTTCTTGTTGCAATTTTAAAGTAAGTGTTCCTTGTCTTAACGATGGCATATTTTCTAAAACAGCGCCTGGCCTTCCTCCACAAGGCAGTAATCCAGCACAGTCATCAGCTATCCCATTGATGTCTCAGCAACAGACACGGCAACCAAATGCTTCTACATCTGTTCAAGGTTCTCTCCCTAGTCTTGGTCAGAGCTTGCCGGGTGTCAGCCAGACATCCACGTTGCAGAACATGTCTGGAATGCCGCAAAACACCATGAACAATGGTTTGGCACAGGGTACTCCACAAGATATGTATGCTGCACAAAGACAAATGGCAggtaggcagcagcagcagcaagcacaGAATCAGTTAATTTATCAGCAGCAAAAAATGTTGATGAACCAGAAATTGCAGCAGAACTCACTCATGCAACCACACCTTCAGCAGCAGCAATCTTTATTGCAGTCAACACAGCTGCAATCTTCACAGCAGGCCATGATGCAGATGTCATCTGGCCTTCAGCCTGGGCAGTCCACCATTTCACAAACGCAGCCCATGGCTATGCAGTCCGCTACTCAGAGCGGCATTCAACAGAATCCTTTGAACTCAGTACAACAATCTGTGCAGTCATTACTCCAGCAGCCTACACAATCTGTAATGAGACAGCAGCAACATCCACAGTCCTCCATGCATCAGCAGCCTTCTTTGCAGCAAACTCAGCCAACTCAACAGTCCAACATTCCTTTGCAACAACAGCAACCACAATTAATGGGCCAACAGTCAAATTTACAACAAAATCAGTTAATCAGTCAACAGAATGGTGCTGGGCTACCGGTTCAGTCAAATAATCTTTTGAATATACAACAGACGCAGCAGATGTTGAACCAGCAATCAATGCCCTTGCACCAGCCTCAACAATTGTCCCCCCAGGGAAATATGTCAAGTctgcatcagcagcagcagcagcagcagcagcaaaatcagcagcagcagcagcagcttcttgGAACTGTGCCAAATGTTTCAAGCATGCAACGAATGCATATGTCAAATAAGGCAATTCAGCAACCAGAGCAGCAACACCATGCTCAGCAGGCATCGATGGGTTTGATGCAACCTCAGTCTCAGCAGAACCAGCTTCAGCAATCTCAACATATGATGTCACAGTTCCAGTCTCAGCCTAATCAACTGCAACAACAATTGGGAATGCAACAGAGACTTCAAACTTCAGCTGGCATGCTTTTGCAACAGAATAACATTGATCAAAAGCAATATATTCAGGCTCCGAGGGGCCTTCAAGAAGTTTCATCCAGTAGTAAGTTCCTCATATACTGTCTTTGCAGTCTTTTACTATTGTACTCCTGTCTTTGCAGTCTTGTACTGTTACTCTACCTTAAAAGTTCCCTGAGTTCTTGTGTAAGACTTtgggcttttttttttccttgaagCTAAGGTTGTGTTATGCTTACCATCATTTGTTGCTGTAGCTCTACAGATATGAACAAAACTTTTGTTGCCCACTTACAGTTTTATCCATCTTAGGGATCTGAGATTTCTTTCTGTTTAACTTTAGTATCTTACGGCAATATTTATTCTATGAGAGCAAGCTTTAAATTGCTAggaataaaaaaaaaattggggaTGTCAACTATAATGAGGTGCAGTTATATACTGTAAGTCCACAGCTTGTTATTTTGACTAGGTCGATCTTCAGTGTTTTTTTCTTCACCAAATGTGTTCCTCATTTGTGTTTAGTGTTTCTGTAATTGTTACTCtgcaataatttttcttgtattCTAATCTTTAATTCAAAGTTGTGACTTCTTCTCCAGTATTAAGCATGCAAATTTCCGCACTGTTTGCATctggttcctttttttttgtgattggTTCCATTTTGTTTTAGGTTGCTACTTGATTGCTTGTTCATTGGTGTCTTCATTGTTTTAACAATCTTGCTTTCTATGCAGCTTCTGTGGATTCcactgctcaaactggtcatcCAGGTGCAGGTGATTTGCAAGAGGAGATATATCAAATGGTAAAGCATGTTACAATCCATTAGCATTGTCAAGCTTTTACTTGCAGCTTTCTAATGTTTGTTGAAGAAGAGTGCCAAGAATAGGTAGATCTGTGACTGTGATTCAACTGATTGAGATTGACCTATAAGATGTAATAACTGACATCGTTGAATATATGTTAGGATTTTTGCTTCCTGCCTGGTCCTAAATTCATTATGCTGCTTTTCTTTTGGTATCAATATTTCCTTGATCATTAATTTCGACCTGCACATATTTAGAAAACGCATTATTTGCGAACAGGTGCCGAACCGGACTGGTTAGGTGGCCTCAGTAGCACTCCTCAGATCTTGAGTTCAACTCCTGTGGGAGCGGATTTCaggctgaggttaaaaaaaaaatcccctcgcttgCCTACATGCCAAAGCATATGGAAAGTGTTCCTGGCCCGCCGGCCCGCTCTCACACGGGCAACGGTACAGGTTACGGCACCCCTGGGGcaagggttcgggggttttctcgacTTGCGTGAGAGGTCTTCTCTTAGCAAATGCCCTGGGGCTGTCATACCCCCCGCAGGTCGAGTTTAGAAAACACATTATTCCTTCTATTGATGCCGcagtttcttttctatttttttgtgTGCCAGCCATGATTGTAACTTAATGGAATGCCTTGGCAACCACTTTAtcgtttgtttgtttatttgtgcACAGATTAAGAACTTAAAAGACCAGTACTTTGCAGAACTCAATGATTTGTACAATAAAATATCTATGAAGATACAACATGTTGATAACCACATGCCAGCTCAAAAGTCTTCAGACCAGTATGAAAAGATGAAGAACTTCAAAGCATTGTTGGAGCGCACATTGCACTTCCTGCAACTTAACAAGAGCAGCATTCAGCCAGGTTTTAGAGAAAAAATCCCAATATACGAGAAGCAAATTGTCAATATCCTAAATTTTCAAAGAAGGAAGCCTGTGCAGGCAACAGGACAACAACAGTTTCAGCAATCTGTTGGGCAAGCTCCTAGCTCTAACATTTCACAGCAACAACAGGCTTCAGGTTTGCAGCAGCATGATAGTCATACTAATCAGATGCCTCAAGCAAGTTTGCCTAGCATTAGCACAGGAGTACAGTCCTCTGGTGCACCTGGCATCCAGCATGTATCTGCGCCTCAAGCAACAAACTTTGGTGTTCCAACAACACAGCAAAATGTCACAAATGCACTGCAGGCTGGCTCTAATTTGGAGAGTGCCCAAGGAAATAATTTTAATCATGTTCAGCATGGTTCAATGGGTTCTACATTGCAACAGGGAAGCACTGGTCCCATGCAGGGTGCAATGAATGCACAGCAGCAGTCCAGTAGTAATTTGTTATCCATCAATGCGATGAGTACAATGCAACCTAATACCAATTCCATGCAACAAAACGCAGGCTCATTGCAGCAGCTAAAGCAGCAACAACAGGAGCATCAGATTATGCAAAGTCAGCAAATAAAGCGTCAGCAGATTATACAACACTTACAGCACCAAAAGCAAATACACCAATCACAGCTACCAATGCAGCAACAATTACAGAAACAACAGCAGCAAGGGCAGATGCAGGTCCCACAGCTTTATTCTGGAAATGATATGAACGAGCTAAAGGTTAGGCAAGGACCTGCAATGAAATCTGGAATGTACCTGGGTCAACGCAACTATTATCAGCAGATGAAACCGGGTGGTGCCTTTCCAATTTCTTCTCCACAAAACCTCCAAGCATCATCCccacaaatttcacaccatTCTCCTCAGGTTGATCAGCACAATCTGTTGCAGTCTCAACTCAAGACTGGAACACCACTGCATTCAGCTAACTCACCATTTGTTCCATCTCCATCCCCACCTGTTGCCCCATCTCCTATACCAGTGGATTCAGATAAACCACTCTCCAACTTATCATCACTTACTAGTACTGGGCAGGCTGGACATCAGCAAACTTCCCTTCCACCTCAAACACAATCAATAGCCGTTAACACACCAGGCATATCTGCGTCACCCTTGCTAGCAGAATTCACAAGTGCCGATGGAAGTCAGGCTAATGTACCTACTCAAGTTCCAACCAAATCAAACGCAGCAGAAAGGCCCCTCGACCGCTTGCTTAAAGCAGTCAGTATCTCTCCAGCTTCCTATTTACTTTCTTTTGACAATTGTTTGGTCATACTTTTCTGAATGTGCTGTTGAATGCATATTATGCTTATAAATATCTAGAACATTCTAGCACAAAGAAAATGAGGCTTCAAATTTTGGCTATAGAAGTTTCGAATATGCCTTTTCCCAGCAACCCATCTGTACCATGCTAGCTCTTCAAAATATGAAAATTACCCTAGTCAAATTTTGTTGTACTTTTGGCTCTTGATACTTGTTGCATATCTGAAAGGTGAAAGCATGTGGAGCATAAGGCTTTATAGTTAACACGGTTTCTTATTATACTTTGTAATCTAGGGCTGAAAACCTGTTCTCCTTGTATGGCAATAATAGACATAAGTCATTGACACCCTCTAAAAATTAGTTTTATTTGATGATATATTGGAGTCTGCTAATATTTTCTTCATATGCTTCATGTTGAACTTGGTGTTGCTATGCAGTTGCGAACAACACAGCGCCAATCCCTTACTGCTGCAGTTAGCGATATAGATTCTGTCGTGAGTATGATTGACAGGATCGCTGGATCAGCACCTGGTAATGGTTCTAGAGCTGCCGTGGGTGAAGATCTTGTCGCTATGACAAAATGCCGCTTGCAAGCCAGGAATTTCATAACCCACGACGGGAGTGGTACATCAAAGAAAATGAAGCGGGACACTAGTGCTATGCCTCTTAATGTCTCATCACCTGGAAGCGTCAACGATGGCTTGAAGCAATCATATAGTGTGGAGACTCCTGAGCTGCAATCAACTGCAACCTCACGTGTCAAGTGTCAAAAGGCTGAGGTGTGGTTCTCCCCATATTTTTGTAGATAAGCTATGCAGAGCGCAATAGTCCTTCATTAACTTGCATATTTGTATCtaaaaggggaaatgttgtttATCTGGTATCTAAAGCGTTGCCTATCTAGTGTTTTGATCCCGTATCATGCGCATCGTTTTGCAGGTGAACCATGCTCTAATGGAGGAGATTCACGAGATAAACCAACAGCTCATAGACACAGAGCTCCATGTCTCCGAGGATGATGCTGAGTCATTCGCAGCTACATCTGAGGGGGCTGAAGGGACAGTCATTAGATGCACGTTCACTGCTGTTGCTGTTAGCCCCAGCTTGAAATCCATGTTTGCTTCGGCACAGATGGTGAGGCAGCCTCGTGTgatttctcctttttcttttttgttcaaGGGTCTGTGCTGGCATTGGTCGCCTCATTCTGTCGTATTTTGAATTTGTGTGGCAGAGCCCGATTCTGCCTTTGAGGTTGCTTGTTCCTGCTAGCTACCCCAAATGCTCCCCGGTGCTCCTAGACAAGTTTCCAGATGAACAGAGGTGCGTTGTGGTGTGGCATCATATATTTTTGTGTATGGAAGGTGGCGATTGATTTTGTATATTGTGGCTGCAGCAGGAACTCAGACGACCTCTCTACAAAGGCCAAGTCAAAGTTCGGCATATTGCTCCGCGGTCTAGCAGAGCCCATGTCACTGCGAGAAATCGCAAGGACATGGGATGCCTGCGCCCGCAAAGTGATCTCCGAGTACGCCCAGCAGACTGGTGGAGGCAGTTTCAGCTCGAGCTACGGTTGCTGGGAAAGCTGCGTAGGCGCTTGATGACACCGGCGGGCCTTGGCGACCGAGTACGTTTTATTTATCATGATTATCATAAGTATTTGTgttgagaaagaaaaaaagagaagggttGTCTGCCTGTTGTATACCTCCTTGATATCCTTGTGGTATTTTCAGTCTCACACCCAGATATGAATATGATTGTGTACAGGACAGGATAGGACAGTGTATGAAGCGAGCAGTGCACGGTGCTTTTGCCTAgtcaggcagcagcagcagtatcaTGCGTGTGCCTTGCCTCCTTGCAATAGGATACCCATTGTGATAGATGTGACTCATGGTTATCAGCAAACTAAACATGCATGTACTGTGATCCTAATTAAGGTCCTGTTGGGTTGGATGATTCTGATGGAGAGACCTCCTGACCTCAGGATCAATCAGAACATATAAAGTACTATGAGGTGCAGCACATGCTACAATTGAGAGCTACGTGCTGATGGGAATTGTATGCATTCGCGCATAGTTTTCGTTGTTATAATCCGCATTGCTTAATCCTACCAATCTGGTTCCTGTTGGGAGAAAggaatctgctgctgctgcatactATGTTAGGAGGAGCAGAGACCAGATTTCAATGTTGATACATCCATTGCATATCGAGAGAGATCTTTCTTGTCGCCTCCCTCCCCAGCACCCAGGGATGAATCTGTACTGCATATCATGATGACAGAGGGCAAAGAGGCATGATGGCCAAGGAaggttttgggggggggggggggggggggggtaaacaGGCATCGATAATGGATTTGCACTGTGTTGAGCAACAGGTGTCGTGCATGTATTGCTTTGGCTTTCGAACAGGAATAGAAGTGAGGCCCTGTTCTGTTTTGTTCCCTGAGCCAGGAAGTATTAGGAAATTTTGGCCATTAATTATGGTATTAAATAAAACTagtttacaaaattaactccaGAATTTCTGCGTTAGaaactctgaagaatctaatgagatctttgaccgcgTAATTAGAAAATGATTACTacagcatcactgtagtaaattataaattaattaccgtcattaattcgtcacgaaaaattatactcattcttaaaaaaattacaaataaacTGCATTTAACACTTTATTCAtgccagatttttttttgacttgTGTGCGCTAGAAAAACGAAACAAAGTGGAAAATACTGTAGTCATGCGAATCCGCTCCGTCCGTCTGCCGTGTTGCCATCCTCCGTCGTATGGTACCTGACTACCTGTGCTGCAGCAGCCTGAGACAGCTATGCTGCTTGTAAGTCACCACTGCTATAGTTTCCAAAAAACTTCCTTCACTacatatcacatcgaatcttcagatatgtgcatgaaacattaaatacagttaaaaaataattaattatacagtttaatTCATTAGtacaagatgaatcttttaagtctaattaatctataattagacattacTGGTTAAGTAATAACAAAATATACTATATTAttaaaatccaaacttttttacCAGCTAAACACACTCACCTGGCACACACAGCTTTGCCGAAGATGCAAGAGTGGAGTAGCACTGCAGCAGTCTGTGCAGCTGGAGCTCAGGGTGTGATCAAGCTTTTGAGAGAAAGAAGGAAGAGTGTGCAAATAGGAATCCCTTTGTGCAGTCTGTCAGCCCACTACTCGTCTGCCGGCGTCGCATCGCATCGCATCTCCAAAACGACGATACTCCAGGTGTAGAGTACTCATAGCTTGCTTGAAAGTGGTAGCTTGATAAGCAAATGGGAATCGTTGCTTCCCGTACTAGCGTCAAATTAATTAATGAACTTTTATCTCGTCTAGTTTAGTTTACTTCGTTGCGCAACCCAATCTCTGTGATTATACATCCAGAGTTACTACATTTATAAGTAGTAGTAGTAATTAATTTGCAAGCTCTGATAGATTGCAGGTGTCGCTCGCTCTGATTCCAAGCCCTGATGAGAGTGAATGAGCTGAAGCTGGGATGCTAGGCGGCTAGGCGGTGTTGGGCGTGCCGGCGTCGCTCCTGCTCTCCGCCGGGCTGTAGAGCGCCGAGCGTGTCTGCAGGGTCCTGCTGGGCCGGCTGTCCTCCAGCTGCCGCACCACCTCCGCCATggtcggccgcgccgccgccaccggcgcgcAGCAGCCCATGGCCAGCTTCAGCGCCTGCAGCAGCCCCTCCTCCGCGGGGGCGGGGCTCGTGCGCAGCCCCTTGAGCAGCTCCGCGtccagcacctcctccagcgccgtctcctccagcaccgccaccttcaccgccgccggcaggTCCGCCGCCGGCTTCCTTCCCATAAGCAGCTCCAGCAGCAGTATCCCGAAGGCGTACACGTCCGTGCGTGCGCCGCACCTCCTCATGGAGTGCAGCTCCGGCGCCTTGTAGCCGTccgccttggccgccgccagcaccgcctccgccgccgccggcaccagcAGCCGGTCAACCGCGTGCTCCGCCAGACGCGCCACGaagaggtcgtcgacgagcacGTTGGAGGAGCGCACGTTGCCGTGCGCCTCGCCCTGGGCGGCGTGCAGGTACgccagcgcgcgcgcggcgcccagCGCGACCTtgtggcggcgcggccacgtGAGCGGCGGACCGCCGGCGTCGCGCTCGTGCAGGAAGCCGTGCAGCGTGCGGGTGCGCGGGAAGTAGTCGTAGATCAGCAGCttctcgccgcgccggccgtggTAGAAGGCCCTGAGCGGCACGAGGTTGGggtggcgcgcgcgggcgaTGCGGCGCACGACGGGCGCGCAGGAGGCGGCGTCCTTGCAGCAGCCCTCCCGGAGCAGGCGCAGCTcgatggtgccgccgccgccggcgagcttggCCTTGTACACGGTGCAGTGGGCGGCCTTGTCGACCACCTGGCCGGTGGCGTTGAGCACCTCG carries:
- the LOC120713132 gene encoding mediator of RNA polymerase II transcription subunit 15a-like isoform X1 — its product is MDGAANWRPTQGADPAAVAAAAGGVDPNAAAPAGGDWRTQLQPEARSRIVNKIMETLKKHLPVSVPEGLSELQKIAVRFEEKIYTAATNQSDYLRKISLKMLSMESQTKTQQNPGNAQVIPNQTPPGPGTMHQSPGLPPQGSNPAQSSAIPLMSQQQTRQPNASTSVQGSLPSLGQSLPGVSQTSTLQNMSGMPQNTMNNGLAQGTPQDMYAAQRQMAGRQQQQQAQNQLIYQQQKMLMNQKLQQNSLMQPHLQQQQSLLQSTQLQSSQQAMMQMSSGLQPGQSTISQTQPMAMQSATQSGIQQNPLNSVQQSVQSLLQQPTQSVMRQQQHPQSSMHQQPSLQQTQPTQQSNIPLQQQQPQLMGQQSNLQQNQLISQQNGAGLPVQSNNLLNIQQTQQMLNQQSMPLHQPQQLSPQGNMSSLHQQQQQQQQQNQQQQQQLLGTVPNVSSMQRMHMSNKAIQQPEQQHHAQQASMGLMQPQSQQNQLQQSQHMMSQFQSQPNQLQQQLGMQQRLQTSAGMLLQQNNIDQKQYIQAPRGLQEVSSSTSVDSTAQTGHPGAGDLQEEIYQMIKNLKDQYFAELNDLYNKISMKIQHVDNHMPAQKSSDQYEKMKNFKALLERTLHFLQLNKSSIQPGFREKIPIYEKQIVNILNFQRRKPVQATGQQQFQQSVGQAPSSNISQQQQASGLQQHDSHTNQMPQASLPSISTGVQSSGAPGIQHVSAPQATNFGVPTTQQNVTNALQAGSNLESAQGNNFNHVQHGSMGSTLQQGSTGPMQGAMNAQQQSSSNLLSINAMSTMQPNTNSMQQNAGSLQQLKQQQQEHQIMQSQQIKRQQIIQHLQHQKQIHQSQLPMQQQLQKQQQQGQMQVPQLYSGNDMNELKVRQGPAMKSGMYLGQRNYYQQMKPGGAFPISSPQNLQASSPQISHHSPQVDQHNLLQSQLKTGTPLHSANSPFVPSPSPPVAPSPIPVDSDKPLSNLSSLTSTGQAGHQQTSLPPQTQSIAVNTPGISASPLLAEFTSADGSQANVPTQVPTKSNAAERPLDRLLKALRTTQRQSLTAAVSDIDSVVSMIDRIAGSAPGNGSRAAVGEDLVAMTKCRLQARNFITHDGSGTSKKMKRDTSAMPLNVSSPGSVNDGLKQSYSVETPELQSTATSRVKCQKAEVNHALMEEIHEINQQLIDTELHVSEDDAESFAATSEGAEGTVIRCTFTAVAVSPSLKSMFASAQMSPILPLRLLVPASYPKCSPVLLDKFPDEQSRNSDDLSTKAKSKFGILLRGLAEPMSLREIARTWDACARKVISEYAQQTGGGSFSSSYGCWESCVGA